In one window of Streptomyces sp. NBC_01224 DNA:
- a CDS encoding ABC transporter permease, producing the protein MPVLRWIRRNLIVIAGLLTLAYMILPNIVVMVFSFNKPKGRFNYAWQHFSLDAWKDPCGVADMCGSLSLSLQIATWATVGATVLGTMISFALVRYRFRARGAINSLIFLPMAMPEVVMAASLLTLFLNMGAQLGFWTILIAHIMFCLSFVVTAVKARVMSMDPRLEEAARDLYAGPVQTFLRVTLPIAAPGIAAGALLAFALSFDDFIITNFNAGSTVTFPMFVWGSAQRGTPVQINVIGTAMFIIAVLVVVVGQLIANRRKNTAR; encoded by the coding sequence ATGCCCGTACTGCGCTGGATACGCCGGAATCTGATCGTCATCGCTGGTCTGCTGACCCTGGCCTACATGATCCTTCCGAACATCGTCGTGATGGTGTTCTCGTTCAACAAGCCGAAGGGGCGCTTCAACTACGCCTGGCAGCACTTTTCGCTGGACGCCTGGAAGGACCCCTGCGGCGTCGCCGACATGTGCGGCTCGCTCTCCCTGTCCCTGCAGATCGCCACCTGGGCCACCGTCGGCGCGACCGTCCTCGGCACGATGATCTCCTTCGCGCTGGTCCGCTACCGCTTCCGGGCGCGCGGCGCGATCAACTCGCTGATCTTCCTGCCGATGGCGATGCCCGAGGTCGTCATGGCCGCCTCGCTGCTCACGCTCTTCCTCAACATGGGCGCACAGCTGGGCTTCTGGACGATCCTGATCGCGCACATCATGTTCTGCCTGAGCTTCGTGGTGACGGCTGTCAAGGCGCGTGTGATGTCGATGGACCCGCGGCTGGAGGAGGCGGCCCGCGATCTGTACGCGGGACCCGTGCAGACCTTCCTGCGGGTGACGCTGCCGATCGCCGCCCCCGGAATCGCGGCGGGAGCGCTGCTGGCCTTCGCGCTCTCCTTCGACGATTTCATCATCACCAATTTCAACGCGGGCTCCACCGTGACCTTCCCCATGTTCGTCTGGGGATCGGCACAGCGCGGCACGCCCGTGCAGATCAACGTCATCGGTACGGCGATGTTCATCATTGCGGTGCTGGTGGTTGTCGTCGGTCAGCTGATCGCGAACCGGCGGAAGAACACCGCACGATAG